In a genomic window of uncultured Sphaerochaeta sp.:
- a CDS encoding DUF4386 family protein — translation MDTHRDAGLMGKTAFFSSLAMLILIPLQIVIFAIEQPPQTAELWLALFEKSWFLGLIEMDLLYIIDNSLVALIYLALYQLLKEQKRALMQIALLLGFLGIAAYYSSNPSFELWEVQKQYAAAHTAEAQQGWLVIADSLILQWRGTAFNTYYILNGICLIMISYALLKSPYPRKIGIIGMISGLLMSIPSTFGVIGVVFSLLSLIPWMVFLALLLPHFRRMGAN, via the coding sequence ATGGATACTCACCGCGATGCCGGGCTCATGGGAAAAACCGCTTTTTTCAGCTCATTGGCCATGCTCATCCTCATACCACTTCAGATTGTCATCTTTGCCATCGAGCAACCACCCCAGACAGCCGAGCTCTGGCTCGCCCTCTTTGAGAAAAGCTGGTTTCTTGGCCTGATCGAGATGGATCTCCTCTACATCATCGACAACAGCTTGGTAGCGCTCATCTACCTCGCACTCTATCAGCTCTTGAAGGAGCAGAAACGTGCGCTCATGCAGATTGCACTGCTTTTGGGTTTTTTGGGCATTGCCGCCTACTACTCCAGCAACCCCTCTTTTGAGCTGTGGGAAGTACAGAAGCAGTACGCTGCGGCACATACTGCAGAAGCACAGCAAGGCTGGCTGGTCATCGCTGATTCCCTGATCCTGCAGTGGAGAGGGACTGCTTTCAATACCTACTACATTCTGAATGGAATCTGCCTGATCATGATCAGCTACGCCCTCCTGAAGAGCCCCTATCCCAGGAAGATCGGGATCATCGGCATGATAAGCGGCCTGTTGATGAGCATTCCCTCGACATTCGGCGTAATCGGTGTGGTCTTTTCCCTGCTCTCTCTCATCCCCTGGATGGTTTTCCTTGCGCTGCTGCTCCCTCACTTCAGGAGGATGGGAGCAAACTAG
- the fabZ gene encoding 3-hydroxyacyl-ACP dehydratase FabZ has product MFEKPCELIPHRDPFLFLDELLEVDDQHTVASRVFTSDHFFFAGHFPDYPVVPGVILVETMAQCGGAGLVQAGILPHGAFFVLATIEKAKFRTQVRPGDTARIEVHNVRVSQTMVRQSGTILIDGQKAAEASWMCIVSNNKKEA; this is encoded by the coding sequence ATGTTTGAAAAACCCTGTGAACTCATTCCCCACCGTGATCCGTTCCTCTTCCTTGATGAACTGCTTGAAGTTGACGACCAACATACGGTCGCCAGCCGGGTCTTCACTTCCGATCATTTCTTCTTTGCCGGCCACTTTCCCGACTACCCGGTTGTCCCGGGCGTCATCCTGGTCGAGACCATGGCGCAGTGCGGAGGAGCCGGCCTGGTACAGGCAGGCATCCTGCCCCACGGTGCCTTCTTCGTCCTGGCAACCATTGAGAAAGCCAAGTTCAGGACCCAGGTGCGCCCTGGTGACACCGCACGCATTGAGGTGCACAATGTGAGGGTATCACAGACGATGGTCCGCCAGAGCGGCACCATTCTCATCGATGGACAGAAGGCTGCCGAGGCAAGCTGGATGTGCATCGTCAGCAACAACAAGAAAGAGGCCTAG
- a CDS encoding aldolase: protein MEELEMKQELVRFAHSLYERGFVVGSAGNMSVLLEDGSFLATPTGSSFGNLTESEVSHFTKDGKLLGGKAPTKEVSFHLACYESHPNCRAVVHLHSTYATLLASCEGLVDGQPFVPFTPYFVMKVNKVGILPYRKPGSPLIAEDIIKKPAFSTYLMQNHGLIVCGSSLKEAVYSAEEFEESAKLWYLGRGLPIQKLTEEQLEELRG from the coding sequence ATGGAAGAACTTGAGATGAAGCAAGAATTGGTACGGTTTGCCCACAGTCTGTATGAGCGGGGGTTTGTGGTGGGCAGTGCCGGCAATATGTCGGTGTTGTTGGAGGATGGGTCCTTTCTGGCGACTCCCACTGGTTCTTCGTTCGGCAACCTGACTGAGTCGGAAGTTTCCCACTTCACCAAGGATGGGAAGCTGCTTGGGGGGAAGGCTCCTACCAAGGAGGTTTCCTTTCATCTTGCTTGCTATGAGAGCCACCCAAATTGCAGGGCGGTGGTGCATCTGCACTCCACCTATGCAACCCTGCTTGCCAGTTGTGAGGGCCTTGTTGATGGACAGCCGTTTGTGCCGTTTACGCCGTATTTCGTGATGAAGGTGAACAAGGTGGGCATTCTTCCCTACCGGAAGCCTGGTTCTCCTCTCATTGCCGAGGATATCATCAAGAAACCAGCTTTTTCCACCTATCTGATGCAGAACCATGGGCTCATTGTGTGTGGTTCCTCACTCAAGGAGGCTGTGTACAGCGCTGAGGAGTTCGAGGAGAGTGCAAAGCTCTGGTATCTGGGAAGGGGTCTTCCGATCCAGAAGCTTACAGAGGAGCAGTTGGAAGAGCTGAGGGGGTGA
- a CDS encoding helix-turn-helix domain-containing protein translates to MNGNKNADRTYAYTPDYAVAPGETLAEVLERLSMTQKECAKRCGLTEQTIVRIIKGDQPISYETADRLEMVTGVPASMWNALELQYQTQNRKIQQKQAYEASLSWLDGIPTKDLIKRGVLDASQSKADMVGEALRFYGVANVDAWKDVWEAPNVAARRSDCFETNIGAASAWIRLGEVQAQDIACAPYQAGRFKAALMEIRRLTVRDPASFLPKMRSICASCGVALVMVPELKNVPWNGASKWLSPSKAMILVSLRGKAEDIFWFSFFHEAYHILHGEKKRLYIAEERSSDEEEQKADAFAAQILIPKELNEAISLIVTKEEVVSIAKQLSISPGIVAGRYRHLTGRWSYFKDLTRSYCWDESIGKTKAES, encoded by the coding sequence ATGAACGGCAATAAGAATGCAGATCGTACGTACGCCTATACCCCAGACTATGCTGTGGCTCCTGGTGAAACGTTGGCTGAAGTTCTTGAACGCCTGTCCATGACACAGAAAGAGTGTGCAAAACGCTGTGGCCTGACTGAACAGACGATCGTGCGGATCATCAAAGGAGATCAACCGATCAGCTATGAAACGGCTGATAGGCTGGAAATGGTTACAGGGGTTCCAGCAAGCATGTGGAACGCGCTCGAACTTCAATACCAGACGCAGAACAGGAAGATTCAACAGAAACAAGCGTATGAAGCGAGCCTTTCTTGGTTGGATGGTATTCCTACCAAAGACCTCATCAAGCGGGGAGTTTTGGACGCTTCGCAGTCAAAGGCAGACATGGTTGGCGAAGCCTTGCGTTTCTATGGTGTTGCCAACGTCGATGCGTGGAAGGATGTCTGGGAAGCTCCAAACGTAGCAGCGCGGCGTTCAGATTGCTTTGAAACGAACATCGGCGCTGCTTCAGCATGGATCAGATTAGGGGAGGTGCAGGCTCAAGACATTGCGTGCGCTCCCTATCAGGCTGGCCGTTTCAAGGCAGCATTGATGGAGATTCGTCGCTTGACCGTCAGAGATCCTGCTTCGTTCCTGCCCAAGATGAGAAGTATCTGTGCTTCGTGTGGCGTTGCACTCGTCATGGTTCCGGAACTCAAGAACGTGCCATGGAATGGTGCCTCCAAATGGTTATCCCCTTCCAAGGCAATGATTCTGGTGAGCCTGCGGGGAAAAGCAGAAGACATTTTCTGGTTTTCATTCTTTCATGAGGCATACCACATACTCCATGGAGAGAAGAAACGACTCTATATAGCCGAAGAGAGAAGTAGTGACGAAGAGGAGCAGAAAGCAGATGCCTTTGCTGCCCAGATTCTGATTCCGAAAGAATTGAATGAAGCAATTTCCCTTATAGTTACAAAAGAGGAGGTTGTGTCGATAGCGAAACAGCTCTCCATCAGCCCGGGGATTGTCGCCGGCAGATACCGCCATCTTACCGGTAGATGGTCCTATTTCAAGGATCTCACCAGATCCTATTGCTGGGATGAGAGCATTGGGAAAACAAAGGCGGAGTCATAA
- the otnK gene encoding 3-oxo-tetronate kinase — protein MRLGVIADDFTGAVDIAGFLVQGGMRTVMCSKPIEAGLPGEFDAVVMSLKIRSIPPEEAVEQALTALAFLKASGCDRFYYKYCSTFDSTEKGNIAPVTDALCKALGQQSTLICPALPVNGRTVFHGYLFVQDLLLSDSPMRHHPINPMRDSKLERLLAQQSPSKCDHVFYSVVAKGPNAIKERIENLKTDGVQNIIVDVINDEDLATIAEATKEFVLVTGGSGLAQGIAQVRARELGVEAKPLPAFVPTQGKGVVIAGSCSAMMQKQVAWYRELAPSLSLDEASCLDDPNYAQTLAKWVLEHQGPTYAPLVYATRSPEQLEENRKRFAGRDVSSAIEAVFGRMSALLAKEGATNFVVGGGETSGVVATTLALDAYMIGPEIDPGVSWARSLDGRYQLVLKSGNFGSVEFLQKAQEMYDGRT, from the coding sequence ATGCGTCTTGGGGTGATCGCTGATGATTTTACCGGTGCTGTCGATATTGCAGGGTTTCTTGTCCAGGGTGGGATGCGGACGGTCATGTGCAGCAAACCGATCGAAGCAGGCTTGCCAGGCGAGTTTGACGCGGTTGTCATGAGCCTGAAGATTCGCTCGATTCCCCCAGAGGAGGCAGTGGAGCAGGCTCTCACTGCTCTTGCCTTTCTCAAGGCATCAGGATGCGACCGCTTCTACTACAAGTACTGTTCCACCTTCGATTCTACGGAGAAGGGGAATATCGCTCCGGTGACCGATGCGCTTTGCAAGGCCCTAGGGCAGCAGTCGACACTGATCTGCCCGGCTCTTCCGGTCAATGGCAGGACAGTCTTCCATGGGTACTTGTTTGTGCAGGACCTGTTGCTCAGTGACTCTCCGATGCGCCATCACCCGATCAACCCGATGCGTGATTCCAAGCTGGAGCGTTTGCTTGCCCAGCAAAGCCCTTCCAAGTGTGACCATGTGTTCTATTCGGTGGTTGCCAAGGGGCCGAACGCAATCAAAGAAAGAATTGAAAATCTTAAAACTGATGGTGTTCAGAATATCATCGTTGATGTGATCAATGATGAGGATCTGGCAACCATTGCTGAGGCTACCAAGGAGTTTGTATTGGTTACCGGAGGTTCGGGGCTTGCCCAAGGGATTGCACAGGTGAGGGCGAGGGAATTGGGTGTGGAAGCAAAACCGCTTCCGGCTTTTGTTCCTACACAAGGCAAGGGTGTGGTCATTGCGGGTTCCTGCTCTGCGATGATGCAGAAACAGGTAGCTTGGTATCGTGAGCTCGCTCCTTCGTTGAGCCTTGATGAGGCTTCCTGTCTTGATGATCCAAACTATGCTCAGACGCTTGCAAAGTGGGTGCTGGAACACCAAGGGCCAACGTACGCCCCTTTGGTCTATGCAACCAGGTCACCGGAGCAGCTTGAAGAGAACAGAAAGAGGTTTGCTGGGAGAGACGTCTCTTCAGCAATCGAGGCAGTGTTCGGTCGGATGAGTGCTTTGCTTGCCAAGGAAGGGGCCACCAATTTTGTGGTGGGCGGTGGGGAGACCAGCGGTGTGGTTGCTACCACCTTGGCCCTCGATGCCTATATGATCGGGCCTGAGATCGATCCGGGAGTCTCCTGGGCTCGTTCTCTTGATGGTCGTTACCAATTGGTGCTCAAGAGCGGCAATTTCGGTTCGGTGGAGTTTCTTCAGAAAGCACAGGAGATGTACGATGGAAGAACTTGA
- a CDS encoding chromate transporter, producing the protein MKHGLVREKKEKPQRTVRFHLQLFWTTFSLSLFTFGGGFVIISLMRKKMVVKLGWIDDEQMLDFVTIAQSSPGPIAVNGSLMVGYHLAGLSGALVAVLGTVLPPMIILTLVSLGYQAVADNQWIAAAFHGMRAVVAAIVMQVTWALFKPLLEKREVLPLVLFGVSLVLLFVLKVNIMLVMVAMILFSVVQSLIQLKKGGKA; encoded by the coding sequence ATGAAACACGGGTTGGTCAGGGAGAAGAAAGAGAAACCGCAGAGAACTGTGCGATTTCATCTGCAGCTCTTCTGGACCACGTTCAGCCTCAGCCTGTTCACCTTCGGCGGAGGCTTTGTCATCATCAGCCTGATGCGCAAGAAGATGGTGGTGAAGCTTGGCTGGATTGACGATGAGCAGATGCTCGACTTTGTCACCATCGCCCAGTCATCCCCGGGTCCCATTGCCGTGAACGGATCGCTGATGGTGGGCTACCATCTGGCCGGACTCAGCGGAGCCTTGGTGGCGGTGCTGGGAACGGTGCTTCCTCCCATGATCATCCTCACCCTGGTGAGTCTCGGCTATCAGGCAGTGGCAGACAACCAGTGGATAGCCGCAGCATTCCATGGCATGAGGGCGGTGGTGGCGGCCATCGTCATGCAGGTGACCTGGGCACTCTTCAAGCCACTGCTGGAAAAGCGGGAGGTCTTGCCGCTTGTTCTGTTTGGCGTGAGCCTGGTTCTCCTCTTTGTCCTGAAGGTCAACATCATGCTGGTCATGGTTGCCATGATTCTCTTTTCGGTGGTCCAGAGCCTGATCCAGCTTAAGAAAGGGGGGAAGGCATGA
- a CDS encoding chromate transporter codes for MTTLVSLFISFFQVGLFSIGGGYAAMPLIKAQTVDIHHWLTATEFADLVTIAEMTPGPIAINAATFVGMRVSGLAGVVVATLGNILPSCIIMLILARLYEKYSKQTLLKQILGGVRPVVVAAIFSAGLVLLQLALTSFAQPDLFALVVFVVAFVLLNSKRIPLGPIALLLLGAGAGILQAVLA; via the coding sequence ATGACTACGCTGGTCTCCCTCTTCATCAGCTTCTTCCAGGTAGGCTTGTTCAGCATAGGCGGCGGCTACGCTGCCATGCCCCTGATCAAGGCGCAGACCGTCGACATCCATCACTGGCTTACCGCCACCGAGTTTGCCGACCTGGTCACCATCGCAGAGATGACCCCCGGTCCCATCGCCATCAATGCAGCGACGTTTGTGGGGATGCGGGTCTCCGGCCTTGCAGGGGTGGTGGTTGCCACGCTGGGCAATATCCTTCCCTCCTGCATCATCATGCTGATTCTTGCCAGGCTGTACGAGAAGTACAGCAAGCAGACCCTGCTCAAGCAGATACTCGGGGGAGTGCGGCCCGTCGTGGTCGCCGCCATCTTCAGTGCAGGCCTGGTGCTGCTGCAGCTCGCCCTCACATCCTTTGCACAACCTGACCTGTTTGCCTTGGTGGTGTTTGTGGTGGCGTTTGTCTTGCTCAACAGCAAGAGGATCCCCCTTGGTCCCATTGCCCTGCTGCTGCTGGGAGCAGGGGCGGGCATCCTACAAGCTGTGCTGGCCTAG
- a CDS encoding HD domain-containing protein produces the protein MQPNRMLASLLDAMIAFDAPDARRIAHLVKVHGYAQAIGLLEGLDEKTQFILEAAAIAHDIGIKICEAKYEGKSSGDLQEKEGPPEARKMLKHLGFEEEVIQRVEYLVGHHHTYSNIQGQDYQILVESDFLVNLQEKSVPRESIQNTMNTIFKTRTGKRFCTEMFGLNLYSYQEFGFI, from the coding sequence ATGCAGCCAAACCGTATGCTCGCCTCACTATTGGATGCCATGATTGCCTTCGACGCACCTGATGCACGAAGAATTGCCCATTTGGTCAAAGTACACGGCTATGCCCAGGCCATCGGTTTGCTTGAAGGCTTGGACGAAAAGACCCAGTTCATCCTTGAGGCCGCTGCCATTGCCCATGACATCGGCATCAAGATTTGTGAAGCTAAATATGAGGGCAAGAGCTCGGGAGACCTGCAGGAGAAAGAAGGACCTCCAGAAGCCAGAAAGATGCTCAAGCACCTTGGCTTCGAGGAAGAAGTCATCCAAAGGGTTGAGTATCTGGTGGGACACCATCACACCTACTCCAACATCCAGGGCCAAGACTACCAGATCCTGGTGGAGAGCGACTTCCTGGTCAACCTCCAGGAGAAGAGTGTGCCAAGAGAATCAATTCAGAACACCATGAACACCATCTTCAAGACAAGAACCGGCAAGCGCTTCTGCACCGAGATGTTCGGCCTGAATCTCTATAGCTACCAGGAGTTTGGGTTTATCTAG
- a CDS encoding hydrolase, with the protein MDEQICCPPFDPKKWVRTMVSFDNQRFVKVKVRTFNHIPLNFGSVMTKAQRRIEGAGAQVVDNIALSNHLSRWTMEVLIAVDKEVPGMEMAALHGKLLSNVYEGPFKDTGIWCEDFGKLAKEKGFAFSTWYMWYTTCPKCAKKYGKNYVVILGQ; encoded by the coding sequence ATGGACGAACAGATATGTTGCCCTCCGTTTGATCCCAAGAAGTGGGTACGGACGATGGTTTCCTTTGACAACCAACGGTTTGTCAAGGTAAAGGTACGCACATTCAATCACATCCCCCTGAACTTCGGTTCGGTCATGACAAAGGCTCAGCGCCGGATTGAGGGTGCAGGTGCACAGGTAGTGGACAATATCGCACTCTCCAACCATCTTTCGAGGTGGACGATGGAGGTGCTCATTGCCGTGGACAAGGAAGTGCCCGGCATGGAGATGGCAGCTCTTCACGGCAAACTGCTCTCCAATGTGTATGAGGGCCCTTTCAAGGACACCGGGATTTGGTGCGAGGACTTTGGGAAACTGGCCAAGGAGAAGGGGTTTGCATTCTCCACGTGGTACATGTGGTACACCACCTGCCCGAAGTGTGCCAAGAAGTACGGAAAGAACTATGTGGTGATCTTGGGTCAGTAA
- the fabV gene encoding enoyl-ACP reductase FabV has translation MIITKKVLRNVSLTAHPIGCRRYVEDQIAWVQKHAHDASNPAYPAAGNLSLPKRVLVLGGSTGYGLSSRIFAAFAAKAATINVSFEREPTENKTATPGWYNTMAFEKKATEAGLKAFSVFGDAFSNEVKEKTADLIAKELGQVDLVVYSLASPLRNDPVTGQTYRSVLKPIGPAFTALSVDLDSDVVKTATIEPATNEQVQETVKVMGGEDWSLWVDYLMERNLLAPNAMTVAYSYIGPKITYPVYREGTIGKAKEDLERTAANLTQKLESIKGKAFVSVNKALVTRASAVIPVVPLYMALLYEVMKERGLHEHCTQQIYRLFTTLLYANNEQILTDEQGRIRVDDWEMLEEVQSEVEKRWALQREGEILKGGDLAGVQEEYEQIHGFGFADIDYSQDVDPRVI, from the coding sequence GTGATTATTACGAAAAAGGTGCTGCGCAATGTTTCCCTCACCGCCCACCCCATTGGGTGCAGGAGGTATGTCGAGGACCAGATCGCTTGGGTGCAAAAGCATGCACATGATGCGTCAAACCCGGCCTACCCTGCTGCTGGCAACCTGAGTCTGCCCAAACGCGTGCTGGTACTCGGCGGCAGCACCGGGTATGGGCTCTCTTCACGTATCTTTGCGGCCTTCGCGGCCAAGGCGGCAACGATCAACGTCTCCTTTGAGCGCGAGCCGACCGAGAACAAGACAGCCACCCCCGGCTGGTACAACACGATGGCCTTCGAAAAGAAAGCCACGGAAGCGGGACTGAAGGCCTTTTCCGTATTCGGGGATGCGTTCAGCAATGAGGTCAAAGAAAAGACAGCCGATCTCATCGCCAAGGAGCTTGGTCAGGTGGACTTGGTTGTCTACAGTCTTGCGAGCCCGCTGCGCAACGATCCGGTGACAGGCCAGACGTACCGCTCGGTCCTCAAGCCGATAGGTCCTGCTTTCACTGCCCTTTCGGTGGATCTCGACAGTGATGTGGTCAAGACGGCCACGATCGAGCCTGCAACTAATGAGCAGGTCCAGGAAACGGTAAAAGTAATGGGAGGCGAAGACTGGTCGCTGTGGGTTGACTACCTCATGGAAAGAAACTTGCTTGCGCCCAATGCCATGACGGTTGCCTACTCCTACATTGGTCCGAAGATCACCTACCCGGTCTACCGGGAAGGCACGATCGGCAAGGCGAAGGAAGATCTCGAGCGAACGGCAGCAAACTTAACGCAAAAACTCGAATCCATCAAAGGCAAGGCCTTTGTGTCGGTGAACAAGGCGCTGGTCACCAGAGCCAGTGCAGTGATTCCTGTAGTCCCCCTCTACATGGCTCTTCTCTATGAAGTCATGAAGGAACGGGGTCTGCACGAGCACTGTACCCAGCAGATCTACCGCCTCTTCACCACCCTGCTCTACGCCAACAACGAACAGATACTTACTGACGAACAAGGTAGGATCCGTGTGGATGACTGGGAGATGCTTGAAGAGGTCCAGAGCGAGGTAGAGAAGCGCTGGGCTCTCCAACGGGAGGGAGAAATCCTCAAGGGTGGAGACCTGGCAGGCGTCCAGGAGGAGTACGAGCAGATCCATGGTTTTGGGTTTGCTGATATCGACTACTCACAGGATGTTGATCCAAGGGTAATCTAG
- a CDS encoding phosphotransferase: MQDIHPIINSFAIEGELFSVQANKSGHINSTYIATFSDGRKYTIQRVNRAVFPRPKAVMQNIHLITNHIQQKVDHLPDATKRCLSLVPSKTGEHFTLDEDGELWRAYCYIDEVDVFPFLDDAQLAYRFGEAVGTFQAYLADFPAEQLSTTIEKFHHMGHRYAQLREAMLNNRVNRLNAVEAEVSYLLGEEKRGMALTNALESGEVPLRVTHNDTKISNILFDKKTKEGICMIDLDTVMGGTILFDTGDMLRTGSITASEDEQDLGKVHCDAALFTAMLEGYRAKAGSFLTQTETLLLAESGRATTQIMAVRFLTDYLNGDVYYHTEHPTHNLDRARTQIALMQDLDRKWDEIAHQEHL; this comes from the coding sequence ATGCAGGACATCCACCCGATCATCAACAGCTTCGCCATCGAAGGTGAGTTGTTCTCTGTACAAGCCAACAAAAGCGGGCACATCAACAGCACCTATATCGCAACCTTCTCCGATGGACGCAAGTACACCATCCAGCGGGTGAACCGTGCAGTATTCCCCAGACCGAAAGCTGTCATGCAGAACATCCACCTCATCACCAACCACATCCAGCAGAAAGTGGATCACTTGCCGGATGCAACCAAGAGATGTCTCTCACTGGTCCCTTCCAAGACCGGAGAGCACTTCACCCTGGATGAGGACGGAGAGCTCTGGCGGGCCTATTGCTATATCGATGAGGTGGATGTCTTCCCCTTCCTTGATGATGCACAGCTCGCCTACCGCTTTGGTGAGGCGGTGGGGACCTTCCAGGCGTACCTAGCGGACTTTCCTGCAGAACAGCTCTCCACCACCATTGAGAAGTTCCACCACATGGGCCACCGGTACGCCCAACTCAGGGAAGCGATGCTTAACAACCGGGTAAACCGCCTCAATGCAGTGGAAGCTGAAGTCTCGTACCTACTCGGAGAAGAAAAGCGGGGAATGGCACTGACCAATGCCTTGGAGTCGGGTGAAGTACCCCTTCGGGTAACTCACAATGACACCAAGATCAGCAACATCCTCTTTGACAAGAAGACGAAGGAAGGCATCTGCATGATTGATCTGGATACCGTAATGGGCGGCACCATCCTCTTCGATACCGGCGATATGCTGAGAACCGGGAGCATCACCGCCAGCGAGGACGAGCAGGACCTGGGGAAAGTCCACTGCGATGCAGCGCTCTTCACTGCCATGCTGGAAGGATACCGGGCAAAGGCCGGTAGCTTTCTCACGCAAACCGAAACACTGCTCCTTGCCGAATCAGGAAGGGCCACCACCCAGATCATGGCGGTACGCTTTCTCACCGACTACCTCAACGGGGATGTGTACTACCATACAGAGCATCCCACCCACAACCTCGACAGGGCAAGAACCCAGATAGCCTTGATGCAGGATTTGGATCGGAAGTGGGATGAGATCGCGCATCAAGAGCACCTGTGA